The stretch of DNA aaatgtaagcataacagaccggatattgttgtttgggacagagggacaAACGTGTGTACCATCATAAAGGTCAGCTGCCCTACAGATATAAATACCTCTTTGAAAATGGCTAAGCGgggcggcgtcatttgaaggctaaaacaatgcgaagcgatgtgtagcaacatctgatagcctggtcggtcacggtgatcacatacatatatatatacacacatatatatatacatacacatacatatacacacatatctgtatatatagagagatagatagagagagaaagtaattaCGAGTCAATGAGGATAACGACGGAAGGATTAAAAAGcatataaataattgaatataaaatgaaacaaaattgaagccaaaacattaaaaattattgaaagtgggTAGAAGAAAACACTACGTAGTGTAGTAGTACTACGCTAGGGTATCTGTAGAAAGTTGAATATGATTTCAGAATATAACGAGAAAAAATTCGGATCTtgggaattttccgaaagtcttcTCCCCACCTCAAGATTTTCCCCGCACCTGTTGCACTATTCTTTTCTGATTTTCGTTTCTGGGTCAAATTGGAAACATTAACcaaaataagtaataggcttacaaagaataagtcctggggttgatttgttcgactaaaggtggtgctccagtctggctgcagtcaaatgactgaaacaagtcatacTTTATTCATAATACAAACTTTTATCTACTTTTCAAATTTATACGACACTGCgtagttgtgagttcaaattgaaCCGAGATACTTGGTAAATAGCTGTATTttgaatgtggaaaaaaatcagaaaatagattaattggatctttttggtttgaacggcagttttttctagcggtgccatatgaaattgtcacccataattatgatcctagtatcgatctattgcatttcaatctgttttgggggtagggttagggttatggttaggagtgagggaagggtatcttcttttcttcagaaatgtaaataaatccaatctgtttcttaaacgagggacatattcatacggcacagaatgtttttcgcctcaatagacgtcattgattggttgaaattgcagaaaaaaacaacaaatatcttacaaactatagaattttctcaataaagccaagagaaaaagatgttttataaacacactctaccagtatacgaagtttaaaagtgtctagttacgtggaaattatttttaaaaaaactgccgtccaaatcgaaaagatccgatCAATTTGTGATCGTTAAATAATATACACTATAACAAGGTGTTTTAGGCACTTGTTATTTGTATGTCTATCATGTTTTGAAAGCTTTCAGGTAACAGttgtttcttctattttcttccaaCCCGTTATCATTTAGAAGTGGGTGGATATGAGTAATTTTATGTACGTAAATAACTCTattgcatacgtatacacatacatgcatcactGTATACTAAAGCGTTTGGAGCGTGTTTGGAAAGTTTTCAACATACCATAGGATACTTAGAAAGTTGCagctgctggtgtgtgtgtgtgtgtgtgtatctgtatatataaaaggcaggatatgtgtgtgtacgtgaacgtaatttatgcacgtccacaatttggcacgcatgtcgctccaattttaggaggacattcgtcacgatcccagctgtattttcgtcaaattattttccccgGGGCACCCGCGGGTAGcggtaaaaatcgattttcaaccttaacttttaccaatttcgaagtttgctaacatgagttaagaCCCTTCTTGCCATAGAGAAgtgaagctgtgtgtgtgtgtgggggggagaagttgtgttgatgtatgtgtgtgtgtgagggagagagggtaagTGACAGCGTTCACCAaaactaaaaatgtaaaatgttcttttttcttaaatacgagatatagtattcaaatttagggtgtttttgaaagacactgtATTTTATAATCAGGTTATAtgtactttctcacacaacaattaaaatatatctattttaaatcatttatttattttaaatcgttcagctttcttccccctcccctcacatacacattactttgggcgcgaaggagttttgtttttattttacgccgaggaaaaaagtgttttgttgagaatccatttatttaacaacatagAAACAATGAGGGAGGTAACAATTTGTCAgcgaattacacaatataaatgggtaaaaTTTCCGAGGCTCCACCATCTCCCTCCCCGTTTctcggaccacaaaaagggttttgtagcattttAGAAGGCCAGGGTAGTTGATTCCACGTAAAAAATCCGATCGTGCGAGTGTTATATAAAAATTTGCCTGGAGTATTTCATGGTAAATTTGAgattaaaaacaaatgttttccatattcttaatctccgtatttttccacgtacattgaaaaatagatggtgaaaagatcaatgggggagggggaggtttccgaggcttccaccacaccacACCCCGTTTTTAGGACTACAAAAAGGGTTGTGTCgcatattaggaggccagggtagttgattccacgcaaaaaaatccaatttgtttttcttagtgaaaatcgtgcaagtGTTAATCTAAAAAATTACCAACCATTttcccattcatttctgtttatgaaattctGTACATAATTTTGCTTTCTCGGTGGTCAAGGTAAATGATGACTGGCAAAGCAACAGTGCCCTAATGCTGACAATGGATACAATGACCTGATCTACAATAATGCGCTGATTGAAATTGAGAATGCCCTGCTCAAAATGGGTGGGGCGGCGTTGAACACATTCGGTTTGCTATCCCCATTGAGACAGGACGTTAATACACTCCCACCAAAGTTACTTCTGGAGTTATCGTTTGCGGAGTGCCTGAGAGTAAATGAGCCGAAATTGCTCCCTGATCAGAGGCTGGTGTACGAAACTGTCGTCAGTGCCGTTGAAAAACAGACGGGCGGCATTTTTTCCTCGATGCTGCTAGAGGTACCGACAAATCCTATGTAACACAATTAATACTTGCTAAGATTCGTCGCGAGAAACAAACTGCGCTAGGCGTTGCTTCCTCGGGAATCGCTGCTATGTTATTGCCGGGAGGTAGGACGACGCACTCAGCATTCAAGCTGCCTTTACATTTGGTGAGGGCCGAGGTTCCCACTTGCATGCAGAGTGCCATTAGGCACTCGTGCTTCTATCCCAGATGGGCAACGCTGGTGGCGAGGGTACTacctcgttcttctatagagggttagtagagttcaAGTGTAACGACGTCCTGGGAGAAACCCTAGGCTTCGACAAAGATCAACTGGCCAACCTGTTCCAAAGAATATTCGGGATGGGGcccctatggataattaccaaaagttcctggcctggcaatgttacagaggagctttaccggttcgaaataagctctttagacatgagTGTGTgccttcgccggtttgtgcaagatgcgAACAGGACAGTgaactgtcctgcacgcgattgtgcaatgccccaaggtgactgagctctgggcttatgtcgaacacctgctgtcacatttgagaagagtacaactgttgAGCGAATCTGTAATTTAGATCGTTCCGCCGACcaccctgaatagggaggagagagcctgttttctctcggtagttgctgtggAAAAAaaagtagtatggaagacgagagtgaaaggaattgcaacaggcatgttcatctccagtctcgagctaatcgactttttcgttttccacatgaaacagaaaataaggctggagaagaaatacCAGTCGCAAAGTGTGTTTTGTAAAAGATGGAGGTCTATAGCAGGTATGTtgtgagtgaaagaacctgtctaaacgagaatataaaaaggaCAAAGCTAAGTCTTCAATGTGAGTATGTGatttgtggggtcgaccgcgtcctccgctccattttttgtaaatcactcattctcatttaattgtatatattttaattgtttgtttattcatacgtttcgtctcattcgataccctgaccccaatgtttgttttgtctgtcctcgtatcgtctcttctttttctcaacctcatggttaatagAGAAATTGACTGGAATTGCTTTAGTTGTCTTCAAAAGCGaaattgacatccaatatttgctgtgtgtaAGTATCTACTGATTTAAgtgtctactctctctctctttctcttcctttgtgtccctcttctctccctcttttgatttaacaatgtatataggtatctatgtatctactgctCTTGCGATGAACGCCGTTACCACTCActatctttttcactctctctctctcttaggtcctctctaaaacatttaaaaacacaaaacgaccGCCTTCACCAcatactgtctctttcactctctctctttctctcttacttccacTCTCTCGCTTTGCCACCGCTATGAAGTGTGACACACACGACAGGTAcgtataaaaacaaaaagttaacgtattaatattattgataataataatgactatgtcactgatgacgacaatgatgatcttCCTTTGAATTAAAGGCACAAAGCTAAAGTAATTTGTGGTCAACATTCCTCGTTGAAGAAGTTCATTAGTGTAAATACTAGACCGTGACTAGTATGAAAATTTGTGGATTTCCTTAGTTCTGTGATGTCTATCAAATGTCACTATTTGTCACAAATGCAAACAAAGTATTCTAAAACTATTTTGTATTTGCTCAAACTAGATTTTCTGCATGACCACTACATCAATTGAGTGGGTTAACTAAAATCTTCCCAATCAGTCACTCTGCTGAATCTCCATACTCATTTGACCATGTTAATGAGACAGCTAAATTTTTAGTCATCTGACCAATTCAGTGAAACAGCTAAATCTTCCCCAAtgaattatatgaaatatatttagataatatattcTAAATTGTGGAACTTAGGACTGCATGTCCTCCTATAAAgctatttaaaaatgaaatgatgaaatCTACACAGTACAAGAGCACTAGGTTAAAGGAGTGGAATTCCTGTGAGTTCAATGCAAGTGCATCTTGTATGATTTTGTGTGTCTCAGCTCACTGTCTCTCAGGAATAGGCCTATGATGACTTTGATGACAAGATAGACTGGTACCCAGTAGAAATGATTAAGTTATCTTTACATGTTTTGAAGTCCCTTGAACCTAAGgagacatttatatttacattacataAGATTGGCTGAGCCAATTGGTAGTGGATAACTGACAATAGTTAAACAGTTCATATCTTGTTACTGAGTCCATAGTTAGAGCCAAACTGACCTTTAAACAGAATGATTATTTACTTAAGGCAGAAAGAAAAAGGGACACCAcagagtttcttttttcttcttttttttttctagtgtcAGATTTATTTTGGTGCAAATGgtgaattataattttttttaaataaataaaagtaaaaaatttccatttgttttccttttatcgtagttgtaaagaaaaaattttctcATCTTGTTTACTACTATTTTGCATTTaataatacaattaaaaataGATCAGGGTACATGTAATATACTTGTGTTGTGTGGTCAGGCCTGGAGGATAGcctagaaggaaactgaaattttAATCAATCATTTCAGATCcaatatatcttaatatcttgTCAGAAAATAGAAGAGCCAAGGGATTATTATTGTTGGGTTGTGCTTAGTGGCATGAGCTGGCCTTAATCCAGCTCTGCCTATGGCATCTAAAAGTAAATAGCTACCACAATGGAGGAGCAATTCACTGCTGCATGCAGGGAAAGTACTATGATAACTGAtgtgtattttattataaacTGTGTCAGACAATTATCACATATAGTTAAGAAAGAGATGAGCTCCACCATGCTGAATTACTCAAGATACTCAAAATGAAGCCTTAGATTTTAGTGCTGCTAGACAATAGATTAAAGTACTAACATAAGAGCAAAAAAGCTAAAATAACAGTTCATCAAAAGCAGAGCTGAGTCATAAAACCCAACAAACATATCAAAAGATAATTACTGCTGAGAAGAGGAAATATCCAGTTCcattttttataacatatatccAGTACATAGAGTATGAGATGTTTGGCAGTTTAATTCTTTAgaggtttttttttatcagttaggTCTGAATGAAGAGGCAGTGCATGTGATCTTTGCAAAATTACTAATGTAAGACTACTAGTAGTTTATAGTTTATGATTACTAGTTCAGTGGAGCTGAATACaaatccattgtatatatatatataccttgagtACACTTAATTTTATGTACCTCAGTTCCACTATTTTTTAAGAACAGATAACAAATTTTGTAATAACAACTTGATGTCTTACAGAGAAGGTAGGAAGAATGTTTTAATGTACTTAACGCCAGAAAAACTCTGCCATCATCTCTCTCACTATCAATATCGGTATCTTACTCTCCAAATCACTCTTGTTTCTTTTCTAGCTGGGTTATCCATGAAGCTGCTCTACATCAAATACCTATATCTGTTTCCTCTATACTTCAGacctctcaactggcacaaaaccaaaaccCGTCAATACTACTCTCCCCACTCCCAGTTGAAGGGGTTAGCcatgcaaggtacttggtgaccttgtcAGTGCTAGTAcctcataaaaagcattggtgatggtgccccataaaaagcatccagtatacactataaagtggttgatgttaggaagggtcttcaactgtagaaagcatgccaaaacgGACAATGGgacctggtgtggctcctgggCTTGCCAGtccctatcaaaccatccaactcatgccagcatggaaagcatacgtgatgatgatgatatttttttctctacctcgtaattatttctagttagcttTTTAACATTCTCAGCATCATGTAAGTTAACACTAAATTATTCTTTTGCATGAAGTACAATTTTGTACCTCAATTGAACGATTTTCTCGTTACCACTCTAGTATAATCTGTTTCATTGACGAAACCATATTAAGACCCATATTTCTTCATAATTGACTGCCATTCTTgccaatataattaaatatttttacctAACTACATAATTATTTCCTATTGTTTTGATGTTCAGTTGTAATAAAATCCTTTTAAggaggtgcttcagcatggccacagtcaattaaTTGAAACgtgtacaaaaatacacacacacacataacgagcaaattctctcacaaggcattggtcagttcaAAGCCATTTGCCTAAGCTTCTAAACCATACATCAGTGCTTGAAGTTACCTGCTTAAAATGTTTGACTTTTTCTCTTCTCATGGCAAACTAATTCATTCACCTTTTGAATGGTTCCTAATTATCTCTAATCATTTCCCTGTCTTGGATATGTCCACACTACCTCAACTATTGTTTCCATACACAAGGTCTCTTAACCTGCATTTTTAAAGTTAGTATACAACCAATAGAAAAGGGAAACAACTTTATCATGATCTTATTATCACCATATTTTACAGGCAAATTTCTTTAGAATCTATGTCagtaaaagaatttatatttttaccaaaaatagatctcacatacatgatatatagagTTAAAACAATCTTAAATTAACTAAGATTATTCCTATCATTTAAAGACGGATTCACTCTCTGAATGttgaaattttagtaaaaaataaaattgcaagGGCGATAACTTGAATAAAATTCGCTAATGAGAATTTTGGGATAAATAAAAAGGATGTAAATGTAGTGACTTATTTGAACACAAATGATATTTTAGTATGTGTAGTCTAAGCAAATCTCCttagagaaacattttcttttcagtTGTCAAGGTATAGAAGtcatcagcacacacacacacacacacattgtctgttTACGGTCTTCAATTGAACTATGGTTTTCCCAAATCTATATTGgatatattccatatatacatatgtatattttgttttatcttttacttatttcagtcattagactgcagccatgctggggcacagcctcgaaggaattttagttgaacaaatctacctcagtagatgcagcagtggctgtgaggtaagtagcttgcttaccaaccacatggttccaggttcattcccactgtgtggcaccttgggcaagtgtcttctcctatagcctcaggccgaccaaagccttgtgagtggatttggtagacagaaactgaaagaagcctgtcatatatatatgtgtatatatatgtgtgtgtgtatgtgtgtgtatatgtttgtgcgtctgtgtttgttcctccaacatcgcttgacaactgatgatggtgtgtttttgtccccgtaacttagtggttcagcaaaagaaactgatagaataagtactaggcttccaaacaataagtcctggggtcaatttgcttgactaaaggcggtgctccagcatggctgcagtcaaatgactggaacaagtaaaagagaaagagttatttttttactttttaagcctgctacttactttatcagcttcttttatcaaactgctaagttatgatgacataaacacaaaaacactgGTGGGGGAGAGACAAAAATTAGacataaggacacacacatagatacatacatatatatatatacacacacacactcacagacttggttagcccaaggctatagtggaagacacttgctcaaggtgccatgcagtgggactgaacctgaaaccatgtggctggaaagcaaacttcttaccacacagccacaccatgcgtgtgtgtgtatgttcacatgTGCAAACATGTTTTACTGTCACCttgccttatcattgtgatagtCTTGAGCATCACTATTATGAAAGTAGTTTCTTTGTTGACAGTCATATTTGGAAATAGGTAAATATTActtcacttggaaacaggtggggtTGACAaaaggaagggcgtccagctatagaaaatctgcctcaacaaattttgtccaacccattcAAGCATCGAAAAGTGGACAATAAaataacgacaataatgatgaatCAATTTTTAGTCTTATTAACTGTGTAGAATATGCTTTCTTAAGTAAGTCGAAAGAGTTTTATTGTATTCTCATATATGTTTCAGTCTTGAGGctgagaccatgctggggcactaccagtaaataatttagttctttatttatttatatttgtcataTCTCTGTGGGTTGAATGCAAGTGATTGTAGTTTTGGGATGCTGTAATAATATTGCTCTGGTGTTAAGgtcagaaagctggcagaatcattagcatgccaggcaaaatgcttagtggtaattcATCTGTCTTCATTCTCTGAATTCAAATAGGAaaaatagggttgataaaatgagaaccagttgaacactgaggccAATATATTTGGTCtagcccctcccctgaaattgctggccttgtgacaaaatttgaaaccaatattgctctagtgtctttgtgtatgtgtctggaaGTAGCTTTTGATGTAGTAACCAGTGGCtcagcaacaaaatttgtttagggcgtgcaaacccaggtccaaattttttatgaaaaatgtgaattttttcaATGCTGCTCAATTTGTGTTAAAGAACTATAAGACAATGGACAAAATGTGTAAAGAAGTCTTTTTATTTGGGGGTTTCAATGCTatggagagagaataaaaatcaGTGATGACTTCTACTTTTGCTCATATAAGGTGCAGGGACACAATTCAAAGagtggaaaaataattttttcccacATCTTCCATCTGCATTGCAACCTGCTGCCCATGGACCAATGTTTCAGTTCCATCATCACCAGGAAACCTTAAAGGCATAAGCTTGGGTTCTGAGTCAGAAGACTTCAATAGCAGTGAAGGTGAAGAAACTTAACTATTCAACCAATGTGAATTAAATGATCTAGTGAAGAACTTAGGGCTTACAAAGGATTCAGCAGAGCTTTTAGGTTCTAGACTTAAATCCAAGGATCTTTGAGCACCTCGTACATCATTCTATTGGTTTTGTAACAATGAAAGAGAATTCATTCTTTTTTCACTTAAGAAAATTATTTGGTTTATTGTGCAGATCCATCAGGACAAATAAGAACATTTGGCATAAGTTACAGCCCTGATTAATGGAGACGCTTCAACAACTTTTCAAAGAGAAGTCTTAAAGCTCTTCAACTCTAGCCTTGTTGGACACTCAGTGATCATGAAGGAAACATGAAAATTTGATGTAAGTCTTCACAAGATTAAATTCAAAGATCACAACTGGATGATAAAAATGGCCAAGTAGGGATATGCTTAAATTTGGAAGAAAGAATATCCTCCTCTACATAGAAAACTTGGCCCCATGAAGCAATTCATAAAAGCTTTGCTACAGGATGGAGAGGGTTTAAAATATTTGCATAGCAGGTTTCGTGCTCTATCAGACGCTATGGTTGAAGAGGGTGTATTTGTAGAACCAGATATAAGGAAACTTGTCGAGGATGAACATTTTCAAAACTCCCATAGTGAGCCTGAAAAAGATGCATGGGTTAATTTTAAAGATGTTATGAAGAACTTCTTGGGTAATCACAAGGATCCAAACTACAAAGATATAGGGGCAAGAATGCTGGAAAATTTTGAGGCCTCAGGATGCAAAATAAGCATTAAAGTTAATTTCCTACATGCCCATTTGTATTTCGTTCCAGAAAATCTGTGGGGTGTGAGTGAAGAGCAAGGGGAAATGTTTCATCAAGGAcataaaaagagaaggaaagaacatATCAGGGAAGATGGAATGTCAATGTGATGGCTGACTACTGCTGGATGATGCAGTGTGAATGTCCATCAAATGCACACAAGTCAAAGAATTCCAGGCATAGTTTCCAagcgaaaaaaaaatttcaaggtgCTGAATAGATAAAAAACAAATGGAACTCTTTTAGAAATCTATTTTCTCATGTTTCAATTATATTTGTACCATAGTATTTtgctaaataaaatatgaaattcatttttattagtttcattttGACCTACCATTTGTAGATTTACCTGTTTTATCATTAAATTGTGAGAAAACCTTATGTAATGGGAAAGAGCTTTTTTTGATATTTCCGATTAGCACCACAAAGTAACATGCAATTATCAAAAAATTCAATTTCATTGACCATTGTAATTAACGCTGAGTCATTGAAATAGTGTTTTTAATGAAAAACCAGAACAAAAAGCTTTccaaaaactttttttctttattatcattatttttctttacaaatatcaTTACTTCCCAAGACTCAAACCTCCATCAAAAGGAATGGTAGCACCAGTGAGAAAACTTGCTTTAGGAgaacataaatatgaaataaaatctcCTACTTCTTCAGGTTGACCCCATCGACCCATTGGAGTTCTTACACATCCAATATCAGGACCCAGTTTTGCCTCCAGTTGTTTCCATGGTTTCGTGTGTATATACCCAGGAACAATACAATTACAAGTGATTCTCCGCTTTGCTAGCATTTTAGCATAATGACGAGACAAATACTCAAGTACACATTTCCCAGTGCCTGGCATCATGTAACCTAATCGAGTTTGATCATTGATATTACAACCAGGGCTTGATAAGCAAACAATGTAGCCATAACCATCTTCCATTAACTTCATTCCTGTTTCTACTAAACGTATGAAACACTTAGGATAGATGTTCTGGAAATAATCATACGTTTCAAATGTAGTGAAATGGGTATCTGGATTTTTTGAAACGGAATCTGGTGTATAAAGTCCAGCAGTGTGAACAATCGCAGTGAGCGTGCCATTCATTTCATTCAAACATTTGAAATATGAATTCACAGTGTCTTCTCCACAAACATCTCCACCAATTGTCCTAACCTGGATCTTGAAATCCGTCTTTAATTCCTGTTCACACTTCTTGGCATTTTCACTGTCAGAATAGTAACCAAGAATTAAATTATAACCTTGGGCAGCAAGACCTTTGGAAGTAGCAAAACCTATGCCACCTGTTCCTCCGGTAACTATGGCAATTTTTTGCCGGTCTTCAATCTTTTGATCTAGAATATACAAAAGACAAACATGTAAAATTcacaaattataattatgtttatatatttatgaaaacaaaaatactttttaaaaatatgtagtaaatattttaattacttacacatatatacaaaatattgggtcaacccataaataatgtgggttttttatacttcttttatttttcaaaattaagataaataaggttcttttttaatctaaaatatactctccattttctacaatgctcttccatctatctggtagacttgcaaggccctgcttccaaaattcacttgtccatgacaaaaaatgctcctccagtactgttttgACCTCGTCAACAGAATTCATATATCTTCCGGCCAAATTAtcttgaagactgtggaataaatggtaatcagatggggcaatgtccagtgaatatggtgggtggggcatcatttcctatTCAGATTGCTCCAACCTTTatgtgtatgtggctgagcattaccctaatggaagaacacctttcatctagAAACCAAAGaaggtcatttttcttctagcactccCAGTAGATgtcttttgttatcatttggtttgggtttaaaagttccaagtggactaaacctttcatatctcaccaaacagacaacaacaccttatgtgggtgaagactttCTTTAGCCTAGGGTGCcgatgtttctcctttccctacccactgtcttcggtgcttgacatttttatagagagccCATTTCTtgccaccagtcactattcagtccaaaaaaggttcatttgtgggatgtgacagtaaagaagagcataaattcactctctgcacatgattacacttggaaagtttgtaaggaacccactaacccaatttgctgacttttccaatggcatacAGGTGTCGATGaaaggttgaatgaccaaatccatgcTTCTCAGCTAGTTCCTCGTtattacaatgggattttgttccccTAGGGTCTCCAGGGcatcctcatcaagctctacagatcttccaggacaagactcatctaggctgtagtttccagcttgaaatttctggaaccaccattgacactggcttacgcatattgtctgatccccatacactgcattaatattcctcacactttccattgtgttgttgtctttattgaactcataaagcaaaatatgttgaatatattcctttgtcattttcataataacatcgaaaaaaataactgttaaaatagaactgcactcttcaaaggtaaaattactacctgcttttatagcaagttgatgcaggtagtttatcccatctgcatccaacttttagttcatgcaattgtaaaaaaaaacattatttatgggatgacccaataaaaAGCAATCACAGTTGATGGGAATGACCACCTGGCGGTGGATGGCATGCATTTGATAAATTTAATACAGAATgggctgttcacacacacacacgtgtgcatacacacatacacatgcacatacatgcaccatCTATTACATGCAGTTTATAACTGATCAGAATGTACAGCTGGATTAAAACAACTGATGGACTTATTTTGGAACCAAACCAGATTGATGAGTTACATATGACCTAGAAACAGCAAAGCAAAAGCAGTGGATTTTACTTCAAGATTCATAAACCAAAAAGGGGAACTCAATGCGGTTACTTGAACACCTAAAATTATTAGCCAAACCTGTCTCAAATCCTGC from Octopus sinensis linkage group LG2, ASM634580v1, whole genome shotgun sequence encodes:
- the LOC115231144 gene encoding 3-oxoacyl-[acyl-carrier-protein] reductase FabG isoform X1, whose amino-acid sequence is MSSQESCVADQKIEDRQKIAIVTGGTGGIGFATSKGLAAQGYNLILGYYSDSENAKKCEQELKTDFKIQVRTIGGDVCGEDTVNSYFKCLNEMNGTLTAIVHTAGLYTPDSVSKNPDTHFTTFETYDYFQNIYPKCFIRLVETGMKLMEDGYGYIVCLSSPGCNINDQTRLGYMMPGTGKCVLEYLSRHYAKMLAKRRITCNCIVPGYIHTKPWKQLEAKLGPDIGCVRTPMGRWGQPEEVGDFISYLCSPKASFLTGATIPFDGGLSLGK
- the LOC115231144 gene encoding 3-oxoacyl-[acyl-carrier-protein] reductase FabG isoform X2 encodes the protein MRERERDQKIEDRQKIAIVTGGTGGIGFATSKGLAAQGYNLILGYYSDSENAKKCEQELKTDFKIQVRTIGGDVCGEDTVNSYFKCLNEMNGTLTAIVHTAGLYTPDSVSKNPDTHFTTFETYDYFQNIYPKCFIRLVETGMKLMEDGYGYIVCLSSPGCNINDQTRLGYMMPGTGKCVLEYLSRHYAKMLAKRRITCNCIVPGYIHTKPWKQLEAKLGPDIGCVRTPMGRWGQPEEVGDFISYLCSPKASFLTGATIPFDGGLSLGK